A window from Nycticebus coucang isolate mNycCou1 chromosome X, mNycCou1.pri, whole genome shotgun sequence encodes these proteins:
- the NEXMIF gene encoding neurite extension and migration factor produces the protein MDNQQDKAIVASANGENILINGVKENDSEDQDMAMKSFAALEAAAPIQPIPVAQKETLMYPRGLLPLPSKKPCIQSPPSPLGLIEAPEHAANSASVNAISLTSGVAKGLNTWSLPSECEKAPFAIMEPAGMSALNGDCLMQPSRTCLGCFMESKDAGDPEPGISLKVGDLNRDYETCAVSDIGIQCINAGENMKYGEQLLSDQLLGFPLHKSRVGDRREAEKPDIDLEDPAQKSYYEALLLDKCNTEEALLTNSNQDWGYFETFISESKIELLDLCSKNELSVNLFSEEDVDNYMFDDDESTLGSDVCSLKIRYESFQDNVRDKTTLLMQEDAQFNFFPSVFTTCPKRESKSGTLKQSSDLTQFKVPDVSIIWGEEDKNSDKKKGKWEVQEDKGAEKKDGKDNGEKSALNKPCSGTEVGQFKNPKQDHLANSLETSGNFSDDSSFIEVSYDAMGEIKDYSRYMARDTNSSSSSSQQNYGLRAKRKVRYSEDYLYDVDSIEGEKVNERKEWLPGGSKEEDDDEWCPKKRRKITRKEPPVIIKYIIINRFKGEKNMLVKLGKVDASEATVNLSENQLNKYASLAPLKSFWQKKKKQRNGNTDSIKTPLCQKQSFEPGSFEVSFLPPARKRKSKLGNRHRIQRIPSMETSASSKQVSFYNDQRQASNHKEDGGLKGTLKSAPLAAPSYANGSHLNDLTGPDSVKVKAQGTEFKGPERKVLSKIKFKSEARLKSKKMKAAGQESKPVVQMSPLLEEANLKNEVIPGTSNRSHLSEFHEAKSAKNSTFLPTTCSSEMPLSSASVATSIPVIPGGYLQTLLDASDLSNNTNISYFTQHSSEQNESSLTQTEKQFVPLQPAQDCVLSSSSDSELQQSSRNFKMESTNYGSAWPNKATSGPQEFMAEVSREIAPTQTGGFGASQVGSMENNLTVSTYSPISLNSGASSCNKVLYASVQDTQLSSDNSYQLCNFNNGEICFPFQQGPVNMDDGRLFSFDSMAPLSVSANNYCSLSLKSCEKDGDDDITDDFLAHCSPKLVIQQSIDEIAPLKESTDLLDISNFTPDKFRHSSISEMSPPDTPSLSPQITRYESVKTLGTLKGFQDGVAGPLISVEKIKWDCSTLSQQVQADDGFTLNNHQFQFHMFNDEDSLSLLQKNPCLTTFNDPSGQISINNKVLKTRKKSSPSKSGAVNQSSSQKNTRKKSPKANSKGIEKTPGKPSRQVSKSTKKGKYMAAINEEKMQTGIGGGGDQTNSISSTGKALAECIQHGGPMAPMKMPSQKGISGDWALGKESNSGWSDMSMGTNSNSLLEDDQREFQEPSYILSNIASGMADVQRFMMASIEPLWEPMEHHGDPNIFYSPESNSLKLKTLKILAGTPQESKKKVNSGSPGTAKNHRSIKGVSKSNGKAAVGDPGHTNMPGYNEDSRSTFFDKKYSNMSTLGNNGPTHKKLYRHKSSSKALRDEKCKGKYMEREQVHKDEVGTASFEKLRDYDYNLLKAETTFWVLPVFEEETHIFQKDI, from the exons ATGGATAACCAACAAGATAAGGCTATTGTTGCCTCAGCCAATGGAGAAAACATTCTGATTAATGGGGTCAAAGAAAATG aCTCAGAGGACCAGGATATGGCAATGAAGTCATTTGCAGCTCTAGAAGCTGCTGCACCAATCCAGCCTATACCGGTGGCACAAAAGGAGACCCTGATGTATCCAAGGGGTCTTCTGCCTCTACCCTCTAAGAAGCCCTGTATTCAAAGCCCTCCCTCTCCTTTAGGCCTGATTGAAGCACCTGAGCATGCTGCTAATAGTGCTTCTGTGAATGCCATCTCCCTCACATCTGGTGTTGCAAAAGGCCTCAATACATGGTCACTGCCAAGTGAGTGTGAGAAAGCTCCATTTGCCATAATGGAGCCTGCAGGCATGTCAGCTCTCAATGGGGACTGCCTCATGCAGCCAAGCCGGACTTGCTTAGGCTGCTTCATGGAATCCAAGGATGCAGGAGATCCTGAGCCAGGGATCAGTCTGAAAGTTGGTGATCTAAATAGGGATTATGAAACATGTGCAGTCTCTGATATAGGGATTCAGTGCATTAATGCTGGAGAAAACATGAAATATGGAGAGCAGCTGCTCTCAGACCAGCTCCTAGGCTTCCCTCTGCATAAATCAAGGGTAGGAGATAGACGAGAAGCTGAGAAACCTGACATTGACTTGGAGGATCCAGCTCAGAAAAGTTATTATGAGGCATTACTGTTGGATAAGTGCAATACAGAAGAAGCTTTGCTTACAAATTCCAATCAGGATTGGGGTTACTTTGAGACTTTTATTAGTGAGAGCAAGATTGAACTACTTGACCTTTGTTCCAAGAATGAGCTATCTGTCAACctattctctgaagaagatgtgGATAACTACATGTTTGATGATGATGAGTCAACACTGGGCAGTGATGTCTGCTCCCTGAAAATTCGATATGAATCCTTTCAGGACAATGTTCGTGACAAGACTACCCTTCTGATGCAGGAGGATGCCCAATTCAACTTTTTCCCCAGTGTCTTTACTACCTGCCCCAAACGGGAATCTAAGAGTGGAACCCTGAAACAGAGCAGTGATCTTACCCAATTCAAGGTCCCTGATGTGAGCATCATCTGGGGGGAAGAAGACAAAAATTCAGACAAGAAGAAAGGCAAATGGGAAGTCCAGGAAGACAAAGGTGcagagaaaaaagatggaaaagataaTGGAGAAAAATCTGCCTTAAATAAACCATGCAGTGGTACTGAGGTAGGGCAATTTAAGAATCCAAAACAAGACCATCTTGCTAATTCCTTGGAGACATCAGGGAATTTCAGTGATGACAGTTCCTTCATTGAGGTCTCATATGATGCCATGGGTGAGATCAAGGACTATAGCCGCTATATGGCTCGGGACACTAATTCTAGCAGCTCCTCCTCTCAGCAGAACTATGGGCTGCGAGCCAAGAGAAAAGTCAGATACAGTGAAGATTATCTATATGATGTTGACTCAAtagaaggagaaaaagtaaatgagagaaaagaatggCTGCCAGGTGGCTCCAAagaggaagatgatgatgaatggtgtcccaaaaagagaagaaaaataacccGTAAGGAGCCCCCGGTTATCATCAAATATATCATCATCAATCGTTTTAAAGGTGAGAAGAACATGCTGGTGAAGTTAGGTAAAGTAGATGCCAGTGAGGCAACAGTGAATTTGAGTGAGAATCAGCTGAACAAATATGCCAGTCTGGCTCCCTTGAAGAGCTTCtggcagaagaagaagaagcaaagaAACGGCAACACAGACTCCATCAAGACACCCTTATGCCAAAAGCAAAGCTTTGAACCAGGTAGCTTTGAGGTGTCATTCCTGCCACCTGCTCGCAAACGAAAATCTAAACTTGGCAACAGGCACAGGATTCAAAGAATCCCATCCATGGAAACTTCAGCAAGTAGTAAGCAGGTTTCATTCTACAATGATCAGAGGCAAGCTAGTAATCATAAAGAAGATGGAGGTCTAAAAGGTACACTGAAGTCAGCACCTCTTGCTGCCCCCAGCTATGCAAATGGATCACATTTAAATGATCTCACAGGTCCTGACTCAGTGAAAGTCAAAGCCCAAGGCACAGAATTTAAGGGGCCAGAAAGGAAAGTGCTCagtaaaatcaaatttaaaagtgAAGCTAGGTTAAAATCTAAGAAAATGAAAGCTGCTGGGCAAGAAAGCAAACCAGTGGTCCAAATGAGCCCTCTTTTGGAAGAGGCTAATTTAAAGAATGAAGTCATTCCTGGGACCTCAAACAGGTCCCATCTATCTGAATTTCATGAGGCAAAGTCTGCTAAGAATTCCACTTTTCTACCAACAACCTGCTCTTCTGAAATGCCTCTATCATCTGCTAGTGTTGCCACTAGTATACCTGTTATCCCGGGAGGGTATCTGCAGACATTGTTAGATGCTTCTGACTTGTCAAATAATACTAATATCTCATACTTCACTCAGCATTCTTCAGAGCAGAATGAAAGCAGCCTCACTCAAACTGAAAAACAATTTGTACCTCTTCAGCCTGCCCAGGACTGTGTGCTCTCCTCATCCTCTGACTCTGAGCTGCAGCAATCATCTCGTAACTTCAAAATGGAATCAACCAACTATGGAAGTGCATGGCCCAACAAGGCTACTTCTGGCCCCCAGGAATTCATGGCTGAAGTCTCAAGGGAGATAGCTCCAACACAGACTGGTGGATTtggagcctcccaagtaggctcAATGGAAAATAACCTAACAGTTTCAACATATAGTCCAATAAGCCTCAATAGTGGTGCCAGTAGTTGCAACAAGGTCCTATATGCTTCTGTGCAGGATACCCAACTCTCATCTGATAACTCTTACCAATTATGTAACTTTAACAATGGAGAGATCTGCTTTCCTTTCCAGCAAGGCCCAGTCAATATGGATGATGGTCGGCTCTTCAGCTTTGATTCAATGGCCCCGCTCTCTGTCAGTGCAAACAATTATTGCTCCTTAAGCTTGAAGTCCTGTGAAAAAGATGGTGATGATGACATCACTGATGACTTCCTGGCCCACTGCAGCCCTAAGTTGGTGATCCAGCAGAGCATTGATGAGATAGCACCACTAAAGGAGTCCACTGACCTCCTAGATATCTCTAACTTCACTCCTGACAAATTCCGCCACTCTTCCATTTCAGAGATGTCCCCTCCTGATACCCCTAGTCTTTCCCCTCAAATTACCAGATATGAGAGTGTCAAGACACTAGGAACACTAAAGGGGTTCCAAGATGGTGTCGCAGGACCATTGATTAGTgtggaaaaaatcaaatgggacTGCAGTACCCTTTCACAGCAGGTCCAAGCAGATGATGGATTTACATTAAATAACCATCAATTTCAGTTCCATATGTTCAATGATGAAGATTCTTTAAGCCTTCTCCAAAAAAACCCTTGCCTGACAACATTTAATGATCCATCTGGTCAAATTAGTATTAATAACAAAgtattaaaaacaagaaagaaaagttcaCCCAGCAAGAGTGGTGCTGTGAACCAAAGCTCTTCTCAGAAAAACACTAGGAAAAAATCCCCCAAAGCCAACAGCAAAGGAATTGAAAAGACACCTGGTAAACCCTCCCGCCAGGTCTCTAAGTCAACAAAGAAAGGGAAATATATGGCTGCCATCAATGAAGAGAAAATGCAAACTGGCATTGGTGGTGGAGGAGACCAAACTAACAGCATATCCTCTACCGGGAAGGCATTGGCTGAATGTATCCAACATGGTGGTCCTATGGCCCCTATGAAGATGCCAAGTCAGAAGGGAATTTCTGGAGATTGGGCTTTGGGGAAGGAAAGCAACTCAGGCTGGAGTGACATGAGCATGGGCACCAACTCCAATAGCCTCCTGGAAGATGACCAACGGGAATTTCAGGAGCCTTCCTATATCTTGTCCAACATTGCATCTGGTATGGCAGATGTCCAGAGATTCATGATGGCCTCCATAGAGCCCCTTTGGGAACCCATGGAGCACCATGGGGACCCCAACATATTCTACTCCCCTGAGTCCAatagtctaaaattaaaaaccctCAAAATATTGGCTGGGACACCACAGGAGTCTAAGAAAAAGGTCAACAGTGGGTCCCCAGGAACCGCTAAGAATCACAGGTCAATCAAGGGTGTGAGCAAAAGCAATGGGAAAGCAGCAGTAGGTGATCCTGGTCATACAAACATGCCTGGTTATAACGAGGACTCTCGCTCTACCTTCTTTGATAAAAAGTATAGTAACATGAGCACTTTAGGCAATAATGGACCGACACACAAAAAGTTATATCGTCATAAATCCAGCTCCAAGGCCCTGAGAGATGAGAAGTGTAAGGGAAAGTACATGGAGCGAGAACAGGTCCACAAGGATGAGGTTGGGacagcttcttttgaaaaactgag GGATTATGACTACAATCTCCTAAAAGCAGAAACAACATTTTGGGTTTTACCTGTGTTTGAAGAAGAGACTCACATTTTCCAGAAAGACATTTGA